A window of Paenibacillus polygoni contains these coding sequences:
- a CDS encoding N-acetylmuramoyl-L-alanine amidase family protein, which yields MLKRMITCFSVLFLFLIGSVNGAAAPVPQVEEDHVSHAAFRHPVILIDAGHGGIDGGTSADDLLEKNINLAISQKVYLMLKSKGYAVVLNRNGDYALSDDNTWLKSNSRHLKDLAQRKGLSDELPSDLIVSIHVNWSKKEKSHGPVVLHQREGKSYMLAESIQSSLNTMYQTDRQVEWGKPFYLLNYVKKPAVIVEAGFISNLQDREMLRSNRGQKKIAEAISAGIIYYLSVL from the coding sequence ATGCTAAAACGAATGATCACGTGTTTTTCTGTACTTTTTCTTTTCCTTATCGGATCTGTGAACGGAGCAGCAGCGCCTGTCCCGCAAGTGGAAGAAGATCACGTATCGCATGCTGCATTTCGTCACCCCGTTATCCTTATTGATGCAGGCCATGGGGGGATTGACGGAGGAACATCTGCTGATGATTTACTTGAAAAAAACATTAATCTTGCGATCTCCCAAAAAGTGTACTTAATGCTCAAATCAAAAGGTTATGCTGTCGTACTGAATCGAAATGGAGACTACGCACTCAGCGATGACAATACTTGGCTTAAAAGCAATTCCCGGCATTTAAAAGACTTGGCACAGCGAAAAGGACTTAGTGATGAACTTCCATCTGATCTTATTGTCAGTATTCATGTGAACTGGAGCAAAAAAGAAAAATCACATGGTCCTGTCGTCCTTCATCAGCGGGAAGGAAAAAGTTATATGCTTGCTGAATCGATTCAAAGTTCACTGAATACGATGTATCAAACGGATCGCCAGGTAGAATGGGGTAAACCTTTTTATTTACTCAATTATGTAAAGAAACCAGCCGTCATCGTTGAGGCCGGTTTTATCAGTAACTTACAAGATCGGGAGATGCTTCGCTCAAACCGTGGACAGAAGAAAATAGCCGAAGCTATCAGTGCAGGCATTATTTATTATTTGTCGGTACTATAG
- a CDS encoding YqzE family protein — MAKGNDLIRYITEQVVDYMEKPKEERKSQRKRKEPWQTKWFGMLPLGVSMWAKDKKKEKSSQKKESEYRI; from the coding sequence ATGGCTAAAGGAAATGATTTAATTAGATATATAACCGAGCAAGTGGTTGATTATATGGAAAAGCCGAAAGAGGAGCGTAAATCCCAAAGAAAGAGAAAAGAACCTTGGCAGACAAAATGGTTTGGAATGCTTCCGCTCGGAGTATCCATGTGGGCAAAGGATAAGAAAAAGGAAAAAAGTTCACAAAAAAAAGAATCAGAATACCGCATCTGA
- a CDS encoding YqhG family protein, with protein MTMSKDEVQSYVMTYLEAMDCQVIEKSPAHVTVKLSVEADKALTNRPYYWGFVDRTGTPAETMSFTFIFDQEAHEKAEQIQKQQASLESAAELGTTGTNQDTVLGRYFGNVPSLPVLGPGRVLREQIVYGCPRLKQIFTASREGGAYVNLFELPSKRQASGSIPKAYEPWLSVCFKVELSCDLKREELHFLGISLLTGRIAEDFGLVLDKRELSPRLPDNMHVQGGRIPLKQAAESLEKHIQGKLRLLDYSWADAAKNRLEEELAVLDTYYEDLLKEQPDEEQKLPIQEQYNRRRSEMKWQYEPKINVSTISCGIMHLR; from the coding sequence ATGACGATGTCTAAAGACGAGGTACAATCTTATGTTATGACATATCTTGAAGCAATGGATTGCCAAGTGATTGAGAAGTCTCCAGCTCATGTAACTGTTAAGTTATCAGTAGAAGCAGATAAAGCACTCACCAATCGTCCTTATTACTGGGGATTTGTAGACCGGACAGGCACGCCTGCGGAGACGATGTCTTTTACGTTTATTTTTGACCAAGAAGCACATGAAAAGGCTGAGCAAATACAGAAACAGCAAGCCAGTTTAGAGTCAGCTGCGGAACTTGGTACAACTGGAACCAATCAGGACACAGTACTGGGACGCTACTTTGGAAACGTTCCTTCCCTCCCTGTTCTTGGCCCGGGGCGAGTACTTCGTGAACAGATCGTCTATGGCTGCCCGCGACTTAAGCAAATTTTCACGGCTTCTCGTGAAGGTGGAGCTTACGTTAACTTGTTTGAGCTCCCTTCTAAGAGGCAGGCCAGCGGTTCCATTCCAAAAGCCTACGAACCATGGCTTAGTGTCTGCTTTAAAGTAGAATTATCTTGCGATCTTAAACGAGAGGAACTTCACTTTCTAGGCATTTCACTGTTGACGGGCAGAATTGCAGAAGACTTTGGCCTCGTACTGGATAAAAGAGAACTCAGTCCAAGGCTCCCCGATAATATGCATGTTCAGGGAGGACGAATTCCGCTTAAGCAAGCAGCTGAGTCACTGGAAAAACATATCCAGGGTAAACTTCGGTTACTTGATTACAGCTGGGCAGATGCTGCAAAGAACCGCTTAGAAGAAGAACTAGCTGTCCTGGATACTTATTATGAAGATTTACTCAAAGAACAACCGGATGAAGAGCAAAAACTCCCTATTCAGGAACAATATAACCGCAGGCGCAGCGAAATGAAATGGCAATATGAACCTAAAATTAACGTAAGTACAATTAGCTGTGGAATTATGCATCTAAGGTAA
- a CDS encoding DEAD/DEAH box helicase, giving the protein MNRKIIPDRATFQPEPLPVPIHFDQTWLDELTNRLDKGGPWGDYRLFQLAVEAEERGLIPSFDDMQCLKHIPELTPLPHQIDTARRVLFEMSGRAILADEVGLGKTIEAGLILKEYLIRGLVSKVLILVPASLVLQWVRELNSKFGIPAVAQKKAYSWQNDIVVASMDTAKRDPHQEILMSTDYDMIIVDEAHKLKNKKTSNYQFMLKLRKKYCLLLTATPVQNDLSELFNLITLLKPGQLGRQGDFAANFVVDKRMAKNEDQLKDELAKVMIRNRRGEGPVQFTKRKVTNINLTLSPEEQALYDGVTAFVKDQFHSAGGNMTSMFSMVTLQREVCSSRDAVFVTLVNLSKKLAPDSPWRDRIWDLVANIKAIKANTKAEKTMELIREMNEKVIVFTEYRATQEYLLNYFRDRGLTAVPYRGGMNRGKKDWMMDLFRGRVQVMIATEAGGEGINLQFCHNMINFDLPWNPMRVEQRIGRVHRLGQQNDVNIYNLATRGTIEEHILHLLHEKINMFEMVIGGLDVILERLEKQESIEKSLTKIILESSSEDEINEKMNALSHNIHSLKEEVKQHPNASFVKDAVGSVLDPMKQQARSSAKSRKRGSSL; this is encoded by the coding sequence GTGAATAGAAAAATAATACCCGACCGCGCAACCTTTCAGCCGGAACCACTGCCCGTTCCAATTCACTTTGATCAAACTTGGCTTGATGAACTTACAAATAGACTAGACAAAGGCGGACCATGGGGCGACTATCGTCTTTTTCAGCTTGCCGTGGAGGCTGAAGAAAGAGGACTCATACCAAGTTTTGATGATATGCAGTGCTTAAAACATATCCCTGAGCTTACACCGCTGCCGCATCAGATTGACACTGCTCGCAGAGTGCTCTTTGAAATGTCAGGGCGTGCGATTCTTGCAGATGAAGTAGGTCTTGGGAAAACGATTGAAGCGGGCCTTATTTTAAAAGAATATTTAATTCGCGGTCTTGTCTCTAAAGTCCTTATTCTTGTCCCTGCATCACTTGTACTGCAATGGGTTAGAGAACTCAATTCTAAATTTGGCATACCGGCGGTCGCACAGAAAAAAGCATACTCCTGGCAAAATGATATTGTTGTCGCTTCCATGGATACAGCCAAGCGCGACCCCCATCAGGAAATACTCATGAGTACGGACTACGATATGATTATTGTCGATGAAGCTCATAAATTAAAAAACAAAAAAACTTCTAATTATCAATTTATGCTGAAACTTCGTAAAAAGTATTGTCTATTGTTAACCGCAACGCCGGTCCAAAATGATTTAAGCGAGTTATTCAATCTCATTACTCTTTTAAAACCAGGACAGCTAGGACGTCAAGGCGACTTTGCCGCCAATTTCGTCGTTGATAAACGAATGGCGAAAAATGAGGATCAGCTGAAGGATGAGCTGGCTAAAGTCATGATCCGTAATCGAAGAGGCGAAGGTCCTGTTCAATTTACGAAACGTAAAGTTACGAATATTAATCTCACCCTCTCACCGGAAGAGCAAGCTCTTTATGATGGAGTTACCGCTTTTGTAAAAGATCAGTTTCACTCGGCGGGAGGGAATATGACCAGTATGTTCTCGATGGTAACTTTACAACGAGAAGTATGCAGCAGTCGTGATGCTGTATTCGTTACTCTTGTAAATCTATCTAAGAAACTGGCCCCAGACTCCCCGTGGCGTGACCGTATTTGGGATCTTGTGGCCAATATTAAGGCGATCAAAGCGAACACGAAAGCAGAGAAAACGATGGAGCTTATTCGTGAAATGAATGAGAAAGTGATTGTTTTCACGGAATACCGAGCTACTCAGGAGTATTTGCTTAACTATTTCCGCGACCGCGGTCTAACAGCGGTACCTTACCGGGGTGGTATGAACCGGGGTAAAAAAGACTGGATGATGGATCTATTTCGCGGAAGGGTTCAAGTTATGATCGCTACAGAAGCCGGCGGTGAGGGAATTAATCTGCAGTTTTGTCATAACATGATTAACTTTGATCTGCCTTGGAATCCGATGCGAGTTGAACAGCGGATTGGTCGTGTCCACCGGCTTGGTCAGCAAAATGACGTAAATATCTATAATTTAGCAACGCGCGGCACCATTGAAGAGCATATCTTGCACCTCTTACATGAAAAAATTAATATGTTCGAGATGGTCATTGGCGGACTTGACGTCATCCTTGAACGTCTTGAGAAACAAGAATCCATTGAGAAAAGTCTCACGAAAATCATACTTGAATCTTCAAGTGAAGACGAAATCAATGAAAAAATGAATGCCCTGTCTCATAACATTCATTCACTCAAAGAAGAGGTCAAACAGCATCCTAACGCCTCTTTTGTTAAAGATGCCGTAGGCAGCGTTCTGGATCCTATGAAGCAGCAAGCTCGTTCTTCCGCTAAAAGCCGCAAAAGGGGGAGCTCTTTATGA
- a CDS encoding UDP-N-acetylmuramate dehydrogenase gives MNKQFIQSNADLSAYSTYEIGGKAKYLAAPATIEELTSVLEFAKEKELKPFWFGMGSNILFPDEPKEDMIFISLKGLKETHIDEKGWFVSAGMPMSHLSLIGLASGTADFDFCFLLPGTVGAGIYMNAKYYNRQICDILDTAFYIDLKDPEFKVQSIHVDGCGYSYKNSIFMNNDWIIVGAYLHHPDFNALEKGIREVERLEQIVEYQNPSVLPNFYKYYTAMAETWAQDHGAEVPESFKSVIQDRGSKFHFDYPSCGSVFKNNYDFGEPMGKVVDRLNMRGTVHGGASISSWHGNMIVNQGNAKAEDIVHLVEQVKKSVNEAFDFIPEEELIIVEKK, from the coding sequence GTGAATAAACAATTCATACAAAGTAATGCAGATTTATCAGCTTATTCTACTTATGAGATCGGAGGCAAAGCTAAATACCTAGCTGCGCCTGCCACAATAGAGGAATTAACTTCTGTACTAGAATTTGCAAAAGAAAAAGAATTAAAACCATTTTGGTTTGGCATGGGATCGAACATCCTATTTCCGGATGAGCCTAAAGAAGATATGATCTTTATCAGTCTTAAAGGACTGAAAGAAACTCATATTGATGAGAAGGGCTGGTTTGTTTCTGCCGGTATGCCAATGTCGCATCTATCGCTTATTGGTCTGGCTTCAGGAACAGCTGACTTTGACTTTTGCTTCCTGCTTCCGGGTACGGTTGGCGCAGGAATCTATATGAACGCGAAATATTATAACAGACAGATTTGTGACATTCTTGATACGGCCTTTTATATTGATTTGAAAGACCCGGAATTCAAAGTACAGAGCATTCATGTAGATGGATGCGGGTATAGTTACAAAAATTCGATCTTTATGAACAATGATTGGATTATTGTGGGTGCATACTTACACCATCCTGACTTTAACGCGCTTGAGAAGGGTATACGTGAAGTGGAAAGACTCGAGCAAATCGTAGAATATCAAAACCCTTCTGTCTTGCCTAATTTCTATAAATATTACACGGCCATGGCCGAGACTTGGGCACAGGATCATGGAGCAGAGGTTCCTGAATCGTTCAAAAGCGTAATTCAAGACCGGGGAAGTAAGTTCCATTTTGATTATCCTTCTTGCGGATCTGTTTTCAAAAACAACTATGATTTTGGTGAACCGATGGGTAAAGTGGTCGATCGGCTGAACATGAGAGGGACGGTGCACGGGGGTGCATCTATTTCATCGTGGCATGGAAATATGATTGTAAATCAAGGGAATGCAAAAGCAGAAGATATCGTACATTTGGTTGAACAAGTGAAAAAATCAGTGAATGAAGCCTTTGATTTTATCCCAGAAGAAGAACTTATTATTGTAGAAAAGAAATGA
- a CDS encoding MarR family winged helix-turn-helix transcriptional regulator, which yields MVNNNELQAEELEMFDQFLMAFIRFKHKIYAEQQKELNHKLNPTKIRIIYMLSRERLMAVDIVKRLQLTSGATTVILNQLEAEGYIIRARSEEDRRIVWLYLTEEGQHVADKLRENRERMNKEILGLLSKEERVPFLDIVKRIEERILAALT from the coding sequence GTGGTAAATAACAATGAGCTGCAGGCAGAAGAACTAGAAATGTTTGACCAGTTTTTAATGGCGTTTATTCGGTTTAAACACAAAATATATGCAGAACAGCAAAAAGAACTTAATCACAAGTTAAACCCCACAAAGATACGAATCATATACATGTTATCTCGTGAACGTCTCATGGCAGTTGATATTGTAAAGCGGCTCCAGCTTACTTCGGGGGCAACCACGGTCATACTTAACCAATTGGAAGCAGAAGGATACATTATCCGGGCTCGAAGTGAGGAAGACAGACGAATCGTGTGGTTATACCTAACGGAGGAAGGGCAGCACGTTGCAGATAAGCTGCGTGAAAATCGAGAACGTATGAATAAAGAGATTCTAGGGCTTCTATCAAAAGAGGAAAGAGTACCTTTTCTGGATATCGTTAAAAGAATCGAAGAACGAATCCTTGCTGCTCTTACATAA
- a CDS encoding Na+/H+ antiporter: MELFITILIMLIIIGLSNVINRFVPFIPVPLIQIALGVVFEVVPFGIHLDLNPELFFVLFIAPLLYNDGRKTPRDELWSLRTPILLLALGLVFLTVLVAGYGIHMLIPSIPLPAAFALAAILSPTDAVAVGAMAERVHLPKSILRTLEGEALMNDASGLVAFKFALAATVTGVFSLADASISFVIIAAGGLLLGAVMSFLIRKIGVLLRRLGMEDVTVHMLIQIITPFIIYLVAEELGLSGILAVVAGGIIHAIDRDRADTIQPKLQIVAESTWSVIVYILNGLVFVILGLQLPNVISKIWDNDAFNHVQIMTYIFIITLMLFVLRFLWIYAFETTAWKMNKQEKPLLKHIILTTLSGVRGAVTLAGAFSIPFVLMDGSPFPERDLILFISAGVILLTLITASVTLPLIADKEEKTGADVAQIRALTKIFNRSIQVVKDEMNDDNKAAVLSVIADLNKYLNRYSAQDDKKKWGSHYQKQEMSIRMKAIHAERKEIEHLLKTGEVNEELGIFYLKVLDRREIVMSSRMKSQIWSSLRSIGRTIGRVFMKKQLDPSNPMRERVNASRNLRIQTCESAITAIRNQMNDENRAASLTIISHYERILFMLRAGATELDDNAFNEKKLELQIKAIQEQRNAVQELFETGGIQRNTAASLRHYINSLESNLLSEE; the protein is encoded by the coding sequence ATGGAGCTTTTTATAACCATACTTATTATGCTCATAATTATCGGCTTATCCAACGTAATTAATCGGTTTGTTCCCTTTATTCCGGTGCCGCTTATTCAAATTGCGCTTGGAGTAGTCTTTGAAGTTGTTCCTTTCGGGATCCATCTCGATTTAAATCCAGAACTATTTTTTGTGCTGTTTATCGCTCCGCTGCTCTATAACGATGGACGTAAAACACCGCGAGATGAACTGTGGAGTCTTCGTACTCCAATTTTGCTGCTTGCACTAGGACTTGTCTTTCTCACCGTACTTGTTGCAGGTTATGGTATTCATATGCTGATTCCAAGCATACCGCTTCCCGCAGCGTTTGCGCTTGCGGCCATATTATCTCCAACGGATGCTGTAGCCGTAGGAGCCATGGCTGAGCGTGTTCATCTGCCAAAGAGTATACTTCGGACGCTTGAAGGTGAAGCGCTTATGAACGATGCTTCTGGTCTTGTTGCTTTTAAATTTGCGCTTGCTGCAACGGTAACAGGTGTATTTTCTTTAGCAGATGCCTCTATTAGTTTTGTAATTATTGCGGCCGGCGGACTGCTCCTTGGGGCAGTGATGTCTTTTCTCATTCGTAAAATCGGAGTGCTGCTTCGAAGACTCGGCATGGAAGACGTAACCGTTCATATGCTGATTCAAATTATTACGCCGTTTATTATTTACCTCGTAGCTGAGGAACTTGGTTTGTCAGGAATTTTAGCGGTGGTTGCAGGCGGAATTATCCATGCGATTGACCGGGACCGAGCGGATACGATTCAGCCCAAATTGCAAATTGTGGCAGAAAGCACTTGGTCTGTAATAGTATATATACTAAATGGACTTGTCTTTGTTATTCTCGGTTTACAGCTCCCGAATGTAATCAGTAAGATTTGGGATAATGACGCATTCAATCATGTACAGATTATGACCTATATTTTCATCATTACGCTGATGCTGTTTGTTCTGCGTTTTCTATGGATTTATGCATTTGAGACGACAGCATGGAAAATGAATAAGCAGGAAAAACCGCTTTTGAAACATATCATATTAACAACCTTATCTGGTGTACGCGGAGCTGTAACGTTAGCCGGTGCCTTTTCCATTCCTTTTGTGCTGATGGATGGATCCCCGTTTCCTGAACGAGATCTCATCCTCTTTATATCTGCCGGGGTGATTCTGCTTACCTTGATTACAGCGAGTGTCACACTTCCGCTTATCGCAGATAAAGAAGAGAAGACCGGCGCAGATGTCGCCCAAATTCGTGCATTAACCAAAATATTTAATCGTTCCATCCAAGTGGTTAAAGACGAGATGAATGATGACAATAAAGCGGCCGTGTTGTCCGTGATCGCGGACCTCAACAAATACTTGAACCGCTATTCAGCTCAGGACGATAAGAAAAAATGGGGAAGCCATTACCAAAAACAAGAAATGTCCATTCGTATGAAAGCCATTCATGCGGAGCGAAAAGAAATTGAGCATCTCCTGAAAACAGGAGAAGTCAATGAAGAACTGGGGATATTCTATTTAAAGGTTCTGGATCGACGTGAAATTGTCATGTCCAGCCGAATGAAATCGCAGATTTGGTCTTCTTTACGCAGTATTGGGCGAACGATCGGAAGAGTCTTTATGAAGAAACAGCTGGATCCAAGCAATCCAATGAGAGAAAGAGTCAATGCATCTCGGAACCTTCGTATTCAAACCTGTGAAAGTGCAATTACAGCGATCCGTAATCAAATGAACGATGAAAACAGAGCTGCATCACTGACGATTATTTCTCATTATGAACGGATTTTATTCATGCTTCGTGCAGGTGCTACCGAACTTGATGATAATGCATTTAATGAGAAGAAATTGGAGCTGCAAATTAAAGCGATTCAGGAACAAAGGAATGCCGTTCAAGAGTTGTTTGAAACCGGCGGTATCCAGCGGAATACAGCTGCTTCTTTACGCCATTATATAAATAGTTTAGAATCTAATCTTCTTAGTGAAGAATAA
- a CDS encoding polysaccharide deacetylase family protein, with amino-acid sequence MALASAILVCSMIASEAKASQPILKDRTYYEKRGDIVWEAPISKKQIALTFDDGPDELETVQILDLLKKYDAKATFFVVGQQSKKKAHLIRKEIEEGHEVGNHTYFHTFADKIKNKEDYLKELEDTDRLIEEAGGPKPTLFRPPGGVYNDIVLDSAKKRGYTIVLWSWHQDTGDWSRPGKQRIINKVLRNARNGDIVLFHDNVHGQSQTIKALERILPELKKQGYQFVTVSQLLKTKEKEVMELP; translated from the coding sequence ATGGCACTAGCATCCGCTATACTTGTATGTTCGATGATCGCCTCCGAGGCAAAAGCTAGTCAGCCCATATTAAAGGACAGAACGTATTATGAAAAAAGAGGCGATATTGTATGGGAAGCTCCAATTTCTAAAAAACAGATTGCTCTTACCTTTGATGACGGACCAGATGAGCTGGAAACGGTACAAATTTTAGATCTGCTTAAAAAATATGACGCGAAAGCTACCTTTTTTGTAGTGGGCCAGCAATCAAAAAAGAAAGCGCATCTTATTCGCAAGGAGATTGAAGAAGGTCATGAAGTGGGAAATCACACCTATTTTCATACCTTTGCAGATAAAATCAAGAATAAAGAAGATTATTTAAAAGAACTGGAAGACACAGATCGTTTAATTGAGGAAGCGGGTGGACCCAAACCAACCCTTTTTCGCCCGCCGGGCGGTGTATATAACGACATTGTGCTAGACAGTGCTAAAAAAAGGGGATATACAATTGTGCTGTGGTCTTGGCATCAGGATACAGGGGACTGGAGCAGACCAGGAAAACAGCGTATTATTAATAAAGTACTTCGTAATGCCCGTAATGGAGATATCGTTCTTTTTCATGATAATGTACATGGGCAAAGTCAGACGATAAAAGCACTAGAGCGAATATTACCCGAACTAAAAAAGCAAGGGTATCAGTTTGTGACAGTATCACAGCTGCTGAAGACGAAGGAAAAGGAAGTCATGGAATTACCTTAA
- a CDS encoding YwbE family protein, with translation MNGNSRSDIRAGIEVDIVLKQDQRTGKLTRGMVKDILTNSPSHPHGIKVRLENGQVGRVKHIIQK, from the coding sequence ATGAATGGAAACAGCAGATCCGATATCCGCGCAGGAATTGAAGTTGATATTGTACTTAAACAGGATCAAAGAACAGGGAAATTAACGAGGGGAATGGTCAAAGATATTTTAACCAATTCTCCGTCACATCCGCATGGCATCAAGGTTCGTCTTGAAAACGGTCAGGTAGGCAGAGTAAAGCATATTATACAAAAGTAA